Proteins from a genomic interval of Ralstonia wenshanensis:
- a CDS encoding alpha/beta hydrolase, translated as MNRITKFAAGTLLSLAASVALAAGSPGVERNTQAFLDALAAGGGKPLETLSPADARAVLVGAQAAAKVSLPPADVSQKTITMDGKPISLTIVRPAGAKGTLPGFIFVHGGGWVLGDFPTHERFVRDLVADSGAVAVFVNYTPSPEARYPVAINQIYAATKWVAENGAQIGVDGKRLAIAGNSVGGNMATVVALMAKAHGTPALRAQVLFWPVTNASFENASYDEFAQGHFLTKPMMQWFWNAYTTDPVQRQEIYASPLLATPDQLKGLPPTLVITAEKDVLRDEGEAYARKLDAAGVDVTATRYNGMIHDFGLLNALAGVPATRAALHQASEELKARLK; from the coding sequence ATGAACCGCATCACCAAATTTGCCGCCGGCACCCTGCTCTCTTTGGCAGCAAGCGTCGCCCTTGCTGCGGGCAGCCCCGGCGTGGAGCGCAACACCCAGGCGTTCCTCGACGCCCTGGCCGCTGGTGGCGGAAAGCCGCTGGAGACGCTGTCACCCGCCGATGCGCGCGCCGTGCTGGTGGGAGCGCAAGCCGCAGCAAAGGTGTCGCTGCCGCCCGCTGACGTCAGCCAGAAAACCATCACCATGGATGGCAAGCCGATCAGCCTGACCATCGTGCGCCCGGCCGGCGCGAAAGGTACGTTACCCGGCTTCATCTTCGTTCACGGCGGGGGCTGGGTGCTGGGGGACTTCCCCACGCACGAGCGCTTTGTGCGCGACCTGGTGGCCGACTCCGGCGCCGTCGCCGTCTTCGTCAACTACACACCGTCGCCCGAGGCGCGTTATCCGGTGGCAATCAACCAGATCTACGCCGCCACCAAATGGGTGGCAGAAAACGGCGCGCAGATCGGCGTAGACGGCAAGCGGCTGGCCATTGCGGGCAACAGCGTGGGCGGCAACATGGCGACCGTGGTGGCGCTGATGGCCAAGGCGCACGGCACGCCCGCACTGCGCGCGCAAGTGCTGTTCTGGCCGGTCACGAATGCCAGCTTCGAGAACGCTTCGTACGACGAATTTGCGCAGGGGCACTTCCTGACGAAGCCGATGATGCAGTGGTTCTGGAACGCCTACACGACCGACCCGGTGCAGCGTCAGGAGATCTACGCATCGCCGCTGCTGGCGACGCCCGATCAGTTGAAGGGGCTACCGCCCACGCTGGTGATCACGGCCGAAAAGGATGTGTTGCGCGATGAGGGCGAAGCCTACGCACGCAAGCTCGATGCAGCGGGCGTGGATGTGACCGCCACGCGCTACAACGGCATGATCCACGACTTCGGCTTGCTCAATGCGCTGGCCGGCGTGCCGGCAACACGTGCAGCGCTGCATCAAGCCAGCGAAGAACTGAAGGCGCGGTTGAAGTAA
- a CDS encoding aspartate carbamoyltransferase, protein MPRTSVAYLLAALLTAGILSCPAIADTPARQQEVAQRGADVMPFSLSATTHIFTKTADGGVQQVVTKRDDPSQAALIRQHLAMIARQFSDGDFEGPEHIHGNAMPGLAALRAAKPGELKISYRELSNGAEIIYQSDRRRLVTALHQWFDAQLADHGHDAMAGHDSGSMHHHAMGAEKPE, encoded by the coding sequence ATGCCGCGCACATCAGTGGCTTATCTACTCGCTGCATTGCTGACGGCAGGAATACTGTCGTGCCCCGCGATTGCCGACACGCCGGCGCGGCAGCAGGAGGTCGCTCAGCGGGGGGCGGACGTCATGCCATTTTCCCTCTCGGCAACCACCCACATCTTTACCAAGACGGCCGACGGCGGTGTCCAGCAGGTCGTGACCAAGCGGGACGATCCCAGCCAGGCTGCGCTGATCCGCCAGCACCTGGCAATGATCGCTCGGCAATTCTCCGACGGCGACTTCGAAGGGCCGGAGCATATCCATGGCAATGCCATGCCCGGATTGGCGGCACTGCGCGCAGCAAAGCCTGGTGAGCTCAAAATAAGCTATCGCGAGCTGTCCAACGGCGCCGAGATCATCTATCAGAGCGATCGGCGTCGCCTGGTTACCGCGCTGCACCAGTGGTTTGATGCCCAATTGGCCGATCACGGCCATGACGCCATGGCGGGGCACGACTCCGGTTCAATGCATCACCACGCGATGGGCGCGGAAAAGCCCGAGTAG
- a CDS encoding Hsp20/alpha crystallin family protein, giving the protein MSDLFFGTDLLGEFDRLQRQMATLFAGAPASLRATRLGTFPPVNIGSTDDSVEIVAFAPGLDPAQIDVSIDKGLLTISGERKRPDFQLTEETRVYADERFTGAFRRVIELPQDVDPDKVSARYVNGCLTISVGKSEASKPRQITVQG; this is encoded by the coding sequence ATGAGCGATCTGTTTTTTGGCACCGATCTGCTGGGCGAATTCGATCGCCTGCAACGGCAGATGGCCACTCTTTTTGCGGGGGCACCCGCAAGCCTGCGCGCCACGCGCCTCGGCACTTTTCCTCCCGTCAACATTGGCAGCACCGATGACTCGGTCGAGATCGTCGCGTTCGCCCCGGGGCTCGACCCCGCGCAGATCGATGTCTCGATCGACAAGGGGCTGCTGACCATCAGCGGCGAGCGCAAGCGCCCCGATTTCCAGCTCACCGAAGAGACGCGCGTGTATGCCGACGAGCGCTTCACGGGCGCCTTCCGCCGTGTGATTGAGCTGCCACAGGACGTCGACCCCGACAAAGTCAGCGCGCGGTACGTCAACGGCTGCCTGACCATCAGCGTCGGCAAGTCGGAGGCATCGAAGCCGCGTCAGATCACGGTGCAAGGCTGA
- a CDS encoding aromatic alcohol reductase produces the protein MNQTDPNATSQNILVLGAGELGLPVLRNLARRAKGVDGAKISVLLRASAVESSAPGKQQDIAQIRGLGIEIVVGDLVKSSIEELADVFAQYDTVIGCAGYAAGIDTPMKLARAALQARIPRYFPWQFGVDFDVIGRGSPQDIFDAQLDVRELLRGQHQTEWVIISTGMFMSYLFEPDFGVVDLQNHAVHALGSLDTAVTLTTPDDIGALTAEIVFAQPRIRNEIVYLAGDTVTYGEVADKLQAALGRPVSRSEWTEQYLLDELARDPHNVMRKYRAAFAQGRGVAWDKRGTFNQRHAIPVTDVAAWIHANLASGRNAQS, from the coding sequence ATGAATCAAACAGATCCTAACGCTACGTCCCAGAACATTCTCGTACTCGGTGCCGGTGAGCTCGGTCTCCCTGTACTGCGCAATCTTGCACGCCGCGCGAAGGGCGTGGACGGCGCAAAGATCAGCGTGCTGCTGCGTGCAAGCGCCGTTGAGTCCAGCGCACCCGGCAAGCAACAAGATATCGCTCAGATCCGAGGTCTCGGGATCGAGATCGTCGTAGGCGATCTTGTGAAAAGCTCCATCGAAGAGCTTGCCGACGTCTTCGCGCAATATGACACCGTCATCGGCTGCGCGGGTTATGCAGCTGGCATCGACACGCCAATGAAGTTGGCGCGGGCTGCCTTGCAGGCACGTATCCCGAGGTACTTCCCATGGCAGTTTGGCGTGGACTTTGATGTGATCGGTCGCGGCAGTCCGCAGGACATTTTCGATGCGCAGTTGGATGTGCGCGAGCTGCTGCGCGGTCAGCACCAGACCGAGTGGGTCATCATCTCGACCGGCATGTTCATGAGCTACCTGTTTGAGCCGGACTTTGGTGTTGTCGACCTGCAAAACCATGCGGTTCACGCCCTCGGCAGCCTGGACACCGCTGTGACGCTGACAACGCCCGATGACATCGGCGCGCTCACTGCCGAGATCGTGTTCGCTCAACCACGTATCCGCAACGAGATCGTCTATCTGGCCGGCGACACCGTGACCTACGGTGAAGTCGCGGACAAGCTGCAAGCGGCCCTCGGTCGTCCCGTCAGCCGCTCAGAGTGGACCGAGCAGTATTTGCTCGACGAGTTGGCACGCGACCCGCACAACGTGATGCGCAAGTATCGTGCGGCTTTTGCCCAAGGGCGGGGTGTCGCATGGGACAAGCGCGGGACGTTCAATCAACGCCACGCCATTCCTGTCACTGACGTGGCAGCGTGGATCCATGCAAACCTTGCGTCGGGCCGCAACGCGCAATCGTGA
- a CDS encoding GlcG/HbpS family heme-binding protein yields MTLPIVPTATISLEGAQALLAEARRACAARGFAATIAITDAGGHLRAFERADAAPFLTAEVAINKAWTAASFGMSTHQWNQYMAEPAVAPLAHHPRLMPVGGGVPIFYEGRLVGGIGISGGSAAQDHEAAEEALRKAGLLS; encoded by the coding sequence ATGACACTCCCTATCGTCCCCACGGCAACGATCAGCCTGGAAGGCGCGCAGGCCTTGTTGGCAGAGGCACGCCGTGCCTGTGCTGCGCGCGGGTTTGCCGCGACCATCGCCATTACCGATGCAGGCGGCCACCTGCGCGCGTTCGAGCGTGCGGACGCCGCGCCTTTCCTGACCGCTGAGGTTGCCATCAACAAGGCATGGACGGCAGCCTCGTTCGGCATGAGCACGCACCAATGGAACCAGTACATGGCCGAGCCCGCCGTTGCCCCGCTGGCGCACCACCCGCGCCTGATGCCGGTGGGCGGCGGCGTGCCGATCTTTTACGAGGGTCGGCTGGTGGGCGGCATCGGTATCTCTGGGGGCAGCGCTGCCCAGGACCACGAGGCGGCCGAGGAAGCATTGCGCAAGGCAGGGCTTCTGTCTTGA
- a CDS encoding LysR family transcriptional regulator yields the protein MIRLDDVQIFVHTADAGSFSEAARQLNIAPAQASASVQRLEKALDARLFTRSTRSMQLSEAGERYLPHARVMLGAREQGEQALAGGREALSGPLRLSAPSDFGRNLLLPWLDDFQHEHPGLSVHLKLSDRSADLIRQPLDFAVRYGALPDSSLLAIKLLDNNRRALCAAPSYIERHGAPAKVDDLRRHNCLRYIWSEQVHERWRFTLPGGERTVAVTGNRVSDDADAVRRWAIAGEGLLYKSRLDLINDLKAGRLVEIFPQEYGEPAPLHLICAHRAQLTPAIKALSAFLRERCMALLASYSAKGSPSEKNGADRLTLNSQPGADHSKAAR from the coding sequence ATCATCCGCCTCGATGACGTGCAAATCTTCGTGCACACGGCCGACGCCGGCAGCTTCTCCGAGGCGGCCCGCCAGCTGAACATCGCGCCCGCGCAGGCAAGCGCATCTGTGCAGCGGCTGGAAAAGGCGCTGGATGCGCGCCTGTTCACCCGGTCCACACGCAGCATGCAGCTGTCAGAGGCTGGAGAGCGCTACCTGCCGCATGCGCGCGTCATGCTGGGCGCGCGGGAGCAAGGCGAACAGGCGCTGGCCGGTGGCCGGGAAGCACTCTCCGGCCCGTTGCGACTGTCTGCTCCGTCCGATTTCGGGAGAAACCTGCTGCTGCCGTGGCTCGACGATTTTCAGCATGAGCACCCCGGCTTATCGGTGCACCTGAAACTGAGCGACCGGTCGGCCGACCTCATCCGCCAGCCGCTGGACTTTGCCGTGCGCTACGGGGCGCTGCCCGATTCATCCCTGCTGGCCATCAAACTGCTCGACAACAACCGGCGTGCGTTGTGCGCGGCGCCGTCGTACATCGAACGACATGGCGCACCGGCCAAGGTGGACGACCTGCGGCGACACAACTGCCTTCGGTACATCTGGAGCGAGCAAGTCCACGAACGCTGGCGCTTCACGCTGCCCGGCGGCGAACGCACCGTGGCAGTCACCGGAAATCGCGTCAGCGACGATGCCGATGCGGTGCGCCGCTGGGCCATCGCAGGCGAAGGCCTGCTCTATAAATCGCGACTGGATCTCATCAACGATTTGAAGGCCGGCCGATTGGTCGAGATCTTTCCGCAGGAATACGGCGAGCCCGCGCCGCTGCATTTGATTTGCGCCCACCGTGCGCAACTGACACCCGCCATCAAAGCGCTGAGTGCCTTTCTGCGGGAGCGCTGTATGGCGCTGCTTGCAAGCTATTCCGCGAAAGGCTCGCCATCCGAGAAAAACGGTGCCGACCGACTCACACTGAATTCGCAGCCGGGCGCGGACCACTCGAAGGCTGCACGCTGA
- a CDS encoding zinc-binding alcohol dehydrogenase family protein produces the protein MKAIGFYQNHPISHPQALQDIELPTPELRDHDLLVEVKAVSVNPVDTKIRRGGDIPEGQARIAGWDAAGIVRATGPLATRFKPGDRVWYAGDITRPGTNSELHAVDERIVGPMPASLDFAQAASLPLTAITAWELLFDRLRVQAADPTENGVLLVTGAAGGVGSILTQLARALTGMTVIGTASRPETREWVLAHGAHHVIDHRQPWAPQLAALGIDHVTHVAGLNQSAAHVPQIAAVLRPEGQFALIDDPADLDIGPFKGKSISIHWELMFTRAMFTTATIARQHALLRRVAELVDRGGIKHTLTQRIDGINAANLIKAHALVEAGNMIGKVVVANG, from the coding sequence ATGAAAGCCATCGGTTTCTATCAGAACCACCCGATCAGCCATCCCCAGGCGCTGCAAGACATCGAGCTGCCGACGCCTGAACTTCGCGACCACGATCTGCTGGTGGAAGTCAAAGCGGTGTCCGTCAACCCGGTTGATACCAAGATCCGGCGTGGCGGAGACATCCCAGAAGGGCAGGCGCGTATTGCCGGCTGGGACGCTGCGGGCATCGTCCGCGCGACTGGCCCGCTGGCCACCCGCTTCAAGCCGGGTGACCGTGTCTGGTATGCCGGCGACATTACGCGGCCTGGCACCAACAGCGAACTGCATGCCGTGGACGAACGCATCGTGGGCCCCATGCCGGCATCGCTGGATTTTGCGCAGGCCGCATCGCTGCCGCTGACAGCCATCACTGCGTGGGAACTGCTGTTTGATCGACTGCGGGTCCAGGCGGCCGATCCGACGGAGAACGGCGTGCTGCTGGTGACCGGAGCGGCGGGCGGTGTCGGTTCCATCCTGACCCAGCTGGCGCGCGCGCTGACGGGGATGACCGTGATCGGCACGGCTTCGCGGCCCGAAACCCGTGAATGGGTGTTGGCGCATGGTGCACACCACGTCATCGATCACCGTCAACCGTGGGCGCCCCAACTGGCAGCGCTTGGCATTGATCACGTGACGCATGTGGCTGGGCTGAACCAGAGCGCCGCTCACGTACCGCAGATCGCCGCTGTGCTGCGCCCCGAGGGGCAATTCGCCCTCATCGACGACCCGGCGGATCTGGATATCGGCCCGTTCAAGGGGAAATCCATTTCGATTCACTGGGAGCTGATGTTCACCCGCGCCATGTTCACCACCGCCACGATCGCCCGACAACACGCGTTGCTGCGCCGTGTGGCCGAACTGGTCGATCGCGGCGGCATCAAGCACACCCTGACGCAGCGTATCGATGGCATCAACGCCGCGAACTTGATCAAGGCGCATGCGCTGGTGGAAGCTGGAAACATGATCGGCAAAGTCGTTGTTGCCAACGGCTGA
- a CDS encoding Hsp20/alpha crystallin family protein — MNDTTQLATHAQPGNAAAAKQMAEQAAARQTHMAPPVDIFENRQGITLYADLPGVPREKLDIRVQDGTLTVDAELMVPTPAGLRLQHGEVRHPHFSRTFVLSPDFDASRIDAQLRDGVLKLTIPRRDEAKPRRIEVQAG, encoded by the coding sequence ATGAACGACACCACCCAATTGGCGACCCATGCACAGCCCGGCAACGCCGCGGCTGCAAAGCAGATGGCTGAACAGGCGGCCGCCCGGCAGACTCACATGGCGCCCCCGGTCGACATCTTCGAGAACCGCCAGGGCATCACGCTATATGCAGACCTGCCAGGCGTGCCGCGCGAGAAGCTTGATATTCGCGTGCAGGACGGCACGCTCACCGTCGATGCCGAATTGATGGTGCCCACACCGGCGGGGCTGCGGCTGCAACACGGCGAAGTTCGGCACCCGCATTTCTCGCGCACCTTTGTGCTGAGCCCCGACTTCGACGCTTCGCGCATCGATGCGCAGTTGCGCGACGGGGTTCTCAAGCTGACGATCCCGCGCCGCGACGAAGCCAAGCCGCGGCGTATCGAGGTGCAGGCCGGCTGA
- a CDS encoding organic hydroperoxide resistance protein, producing MSIENVLYRANARATGGRDGRAITDDGRLEVRLTTPAELGGAGGEGTNPEQLFAAGYSACFLGAMKFVGARDKIRVPADVSVQGSVGIGAIPNGFGIEVDLKISLPGMDRAEAQTLIDRAHIVCPYSNATRGNIDVRLSLI from the coding sequence ATGTCGATCGAAAACGTCCTCTACCGTGCCAATGCTCGTGCCACCGGCGGCCGCGATGGCCGCGCCATCACCGACGATGGCCGGCTCGAAGTCCGGCTGACCACGCCCGCCGAACTGGGCGGTGCAGGCGGCGAAGGGACCAACCCGGAGCAGCTGTTCGCGGCCGGCTACAGCGCGTGTTTCCTCGGTGCAATGAAGTTTGTTGGTGCGCGCGACAAGATCCGCGTGCCGGCGGATGTGTCCGTGCAGGGCAGCGTTGGCATCGGTGCCATTCCGAACGGCTTTGGCATTGAAGTGGACCTGAAGATCAGCCTGCCCGGCATGGACCGCGCCGAAGCGCAAACGCTGATCGACCGCGCGCACATCGTCTGCCCGTATTCCAACGCCACGCGCGGCAACATCGACGTGCGCCTGAGCCTCATCTGA
- a CDS encoding DUF2061 domain-containing protein, which yields MVRTVSARRSVIKAATYRIVIMCLDFGTLYLLTGTVHLAVGFMIASNIYTSIAYFAHERIWARIKWGVFET from the coding sequence ATGGTGCGAACCGTCAGCGCTCGTCGTTCTGTGATCAAGGCCGCGACATATCGGATCGTGATCATGTGCCTGGACTTCGGCACGCTTTATCTGCTGACCGGTACGGTTCACCTGGCAGTCGGTTTCATGATCGCCAGCAATATCTACACGTCGATCGCCTACTTTGCCCACGAACGCATATGGGCTCGCATCAAGTGGGGCGTCTTCGAAACGTAG
- a CDS encoding MarR family winged helix-turn-helix transcriptional regulator: MNTRKPSSARRDLALDEQLCFALYSTMIGINKAYRPLLKALDLTYSQYLVMLVLWEQDAQTVSQIGERLFLDSATLTPLLKRLEASGLIERQRSAEDERRVIISLTAAGKALEKRAEKVPACMATAMECAPGELEELRTQLNALRGRLFKNAA; the protein is encoded by the coding sequence ATGAACACACGCAAGCCCTCCTCCGCACGCCGCGACCTCGCCCTGGACGAGCAGCTCTGCTTTGCCCTGTACTCGACCATGATCGGGATTAACAAGGCGTACCGGCCGCTGCTCAAGGCGCTGGACCTGACGTACTCGCAGTACCTCGTCATGCTGGTGCTGTGGGAACAGGATGCGCAAACGGTGTCGCAGATCGGTGAGCGGCTGTTCCTCGACTCCGCCACGCTCACCCCGCTGCTGAAGCGGCTGGAAGCATCCGGGCTGATCGAGCGACAACGCTCGGCCGAGGACGAGCGGCGCGTGATCATCTCGCTCACGGCGGCCGGCAAGGCGCTGGAGAAGCGGGCCGAGAAAGTGCCGGCATGCATGGCTACGGCCATGGAGTGTGCGCCCGGCGAGTTGGAAGAGTTGCGCACACAGTTGAATGCATTGCGAGGACGGCTCTTCAAGAACGCCGCCTGA
- a CDS encoding winged helix-turn-helix transcriptional regulator, giving the protein MDRDELLNYSQTVCDGLRDDDDGLRREVLAHAGSRWSLGVVHTLGVYGRLRHAEIGRRMHGVTQRMLTRTLRQLERDGLVVRHDFEEIPPRVEYELSDTGMELLVRMVPLWTWIVENADRFREARLNFDSEHRDADA; this is encoded by the coding sequence TTGGATCGAGACGAACTTCTCAACTATTCGCAAACCGTATGTGACGGCCTGAGAGACGACGATGATGGATTGCGGCGAGAGGTGCTCGCCCATGCCGGAAGCCGTTGGTCACTCGGCGTCGTCCACACGCTGGGCGTGTACGGCAGACTGCGCCATGCAGAAATCGGCAGGCGCATGCATGGCGTGACTCAACGCATGTTGACGCGCACGTTGCGACAGCTCGAGCGTGACGGCTTGGTGGTCCGTCACGACTTTGAAGAGATACCGCCCAGGGTGGAGTACGAGCTGTCCGACACGGGCATGGAACTGCTCGTTCGCATGGTCCCGTTGTGGACCTGGATCGTCGAGAATGCGGACCGCTTCCGAGAAGCGAGGCTGAATTTCGACAGCGAGCACCGCGATGCAGACGCATAG
- a CDS encoding PAS domain-containing sensor histidine kinase, with product MDTNAGRLRRLGSDAAIAHVPVEERYRTLVDAIQDYAIFLLDPTGHIASWNAGAQRIKGYRADEVIGQHFSVFYPAEAIAQNYPSEELKRAAALGRWEDEGWRIRKDGSRFWANVVITALRDEDGELIGFAKVTRDLTERERLKQLEYASELASRVEATREEEKKRIARELHDDLGQQLTALKMIITGLLADGGTTPEAQAYARERTQTMSSAIDHALASVRRLAAGLRPTILDDLGLLPALDWLVTDFGQHTGLRVALNCNTHAVAFNDTASTALFRIVQEGLTNVARHATSATEVVIDLRCDRSSCELTIRNDGAVLTRSTEPAAGRPPSSGIAGIRDRVRRLGGTFTAGPQQHGGYRIELSIPRKAVELE from the coding sequence ATGGATACCAACGCAGGCAGATTGCGAAGACTGGGAAGCGATGCAGCAATCGCTCACGTGCCCGTGGAGGAGCGTTATCGCACCTTGGTGGACGCGATACAGGACTATGCAATCTTCCTGTTGGATCCGACAGGTCACATCGCCAGTTGGAATGCCGGTGCCCAACGCATCAAGGGCTATCGCGCCGATGAAGTCATCGGCCAACACTTCTCGGTCTTCTATCCTGCCGAGGCAATTGCGCAGAACTATCCGAGCGAAGAGCTCAAGCGTGCCGCCGCGCTTGGCCGCTGGGAGGACGAGGGGTGGCGCATACGCAAAGACGGCTCGCGTTTCTGGGCCAACGTGGTGATCACCGCCCTGCGGGATGAAGACGGCGAGCTGATCGGCTTTGCCAAAGTCACCCGGGATCTCACCGAGCGTGAGCGGCTCAAGCAACTTGAATACGCGAGCGAGCTGGCATCCCGAGTGGAGGCCACTCGCGAAGAAGAAAAGAAGCGCATTGCACGCGAGCTTCATGATGACCTCGGCCAGCAATTGACGGCGCTGAAGATGATCATCACCGGCTTGCTTGCCGATGGAGGCACCACGCCAGAAGCCCAGGCGTATGCGCGCGAAAGAACTCAGACAATGAGCAGTGCCATCGACCATGCACTGGCGTCGGTCCGGCGTCTGGCCGCTGGGCTGCGGCCGACCATCCTCGACGACCTTGGGCTGCTCCCCGCGCTCGACTGGCTCGTGACCGACTTCGGCCAACATACCGGCCTGCGGGTCGCGCTGAATTGCAACACGCATGCGGTAGCGTTCAACGACACCGCCTCCACTGCGCTGTTCAGAATCGTGCAAGAGGGGCTGACCAATGTTGCCCGGCACGCGACTTCGGCAACGGAAGTGGTGATCGATCTCCGATGCGACCGGTCCAGTTGCGAGCTGACGATTCGCAACGATGGCGCTGTTCTCACGCGCTCAACCGAACCGGCAGCCGGGCGGCCGCCGTCATCAGGTATCGCGGGCATTCGTGACCGCGTGCGCCGCCTGGGCGGGACTTTCACCGCAGGGCCGCAGCAACACGGCGGGTACCGCATCGAGCTTTCGATTCCGCGAAAAGCGGTTGAACTTGAATAG
- the lspA gene encoding signal peptidase II gives MTTKQRVATALLGALAWIIIDQATKALFKQILTPGEVVSLLSGSLLVLPTYNHGAFLSLGAGMSDATRNIVFLYGVLAILVGLFVWVLRSPTLRRTEVIAAACILGGGLSNLLDRCVYDGRVFDFLNMGIGQLRTGVFNVADMGIMLGVALLLFRGVKRGPTLPGASTA, from the coding sequence ATGACGACAAAACAAAGAGTTGCCACTGCGCTGCTTGGCGCGCTCGCCTGGATCATCATCGACCAGGCGACGAAGGCCTTGTTCAAGCAAATATTGACGCCTGGCGAAGTCGTGTCATTGCTGTCAGGAAGCCTGCTCGTTCTACCCACCTATAACCACGGCGCGTTCCTAAGCCTGGGGGCGGGAATGTCGGATGCGACGCGCAATATCGTCTTCCTCTATGGCGTCCTGGCGATTCTGGTCGGCCTGTTCGTGTGGGTGCTGCGCTCGCCCACGCTCCGCCGTACCGAAGTCATTGCGGCAGCTTGCATTCTGGGTGGAGGGCTCAGCAACCTGTTGGATCGTTGTGTCTACGATGGCCGGGTTTTTGATTTTCTGAACATGGGCATCGGCCAGTTACGAACAGGGGTGTTCAACGTCGCAGACATGGGAATCATGCTGGGCGTGGCGCTCCTTCTCTTCCGTGGTGTAAAGCGCGGACCAACCCTGCCGGGCGCGTCGACGGCCTGA
- a CDS encoding APC family permease produces MDQPAKLNADSLGVVESVIMGIAGTAPAYSIEITTSTIIGTAGTQSPASILVCGLIMFGIAYAFINMNRALASAGTSYSWVSMVFGRALGFLAGWALLVLCCVFMVSAMIPAANATLLIFDRPMMNNVHYVTLIAAAWLTVVSAVVVKGIKLTSYVQVLMTIVEGIILLVIIVASFIVFPHTPAHPFSWVWFWPFTFTPQMFANGALVAIFFFYGWDVTMNLSEETRDANHTPGRAAFWSMVFLMAFFLIFIVITQLGLSDTEIQHYNTNIIFAIAEKLFGPTWGYVAIVAVLLSTVGTVETQMLQFTRTLFAKSRDGALHARYARLHPVWRTPHIAIFFIWITGLALLFVSSYLPTINVILQDSITAIGFQICFYLGLTGLACGWYYRKVLTQGPWVAITHVIWPVASGLFLFFIALYSIPTFDWVTNLVGMGGIAIGVIPLLLNRKKIWVASRA; encoded by the coding sequence ATGGACCAACCAGCCAAGCTCAATGCCGATTCCCTGGGCGTCGTCGAATCGGTGATCATGGGCATTGCCGGCACGGCACCGGCCTACAGCATCGAGATTACGACTTCCACCATCATCGGGACGGCTGGCACGCAGTCACCGGCGAGCATTCTGGTGTGCGGGTTGATCATGTTTGGCATCGCCTACGCGTTCATCAATATGAATCGCGCCCTGGCGAGCGCCGGCACCTCATATTCGTGGGTGAGCATGGTGTTCGGGCGTGCGCTCGGCTTCCTTGCCGGCTGGGCGCTTCTGGTGCTGTGCTGCGTGTTCATGGTGTCGGCGATGATTCCGGCGGCAAATGCCACGCTGCTCATCTTTGATCGGCCCATGATGAACAACGTGCACTACGTGACGCTGATCGCTGCGGCATGGCTCACGGTTGTCAGCGCGGTGGTCGTCAAGGGCATCAAGCTCACCAGCTACGTGCAGGTGCTGATGACGATTGTCGAGGGCATCATCCTGCTCGTGATCATCGTCGCGAGTTTCATCGTGTTCCCGCATACGCCAGCGCATCCGTTCTCGTGGGTCTGGTTCTGGCCCTTCACGTTCACGCCCCAGATGTTCGCCAACGGCGCGTTGGTGGCCATCTTCTTCTTTTACGGCTGGGACGTGACGATGAACCTCAGCGAAGAGACGCGGGACGCCAACCACACGCCCGGCCGGGCTGCGTTCTGGTCGATGGTGTTCTTGATGGCGTTCTTTCTCATCTTCATCGTCATTACGCAGCTTGGACTGTCCGACACCGAGATCCAGCACTACAACACGAACATCATCTTCGCCATTGCAGAGAAGTTGTTTGGGCCGACCTGGGGCTACGTCGCGATCGTTGCGGTACTGCTGAGCACGGTGGGAACGGTTGAAACCCAGATGTTGCAGTTCACGCGCACGCTGTTTGCCAAAAGCCGCGACGGCGCACTTCACGCGCGCTATGCGCGACTGCATCCTGTTTGGCGCACGCCCCACATCGCCATCTTCTTCATCTGGATTACCGGGCTTGCCTTGCTGTTCGTGTCGTCTTATCTGCCAACGATCAACGTCATCCTGCAGGATTCGATTACCGCCATCGGCTTCCAGATCTGCTTCTACCTCGGGCTTACCGGGCTTGCCTGCGGCTGGTATTACCGCAAGGTGCTGACACAGGGGCCGTGGGTCGCCATCACCCATGTCATCTGGCCGGTCGCGAGCGGGCTCTTCCTGTTTTTCATCGCGCTCTACAGCATCCCGACCTTCGACTGGGTCACCAACCTCGTCGGGATGGGCGGCATCGCCATCGGCGTGATCCCGCTGCTGCTGAACCGCAAAAAGATCTGGGTGGCTTCCAGAGCCTGA